In Corylus avellana chromosome ca2, CavTom2PMs-1.0, the following proteins share a genomic window:
- the LOC132170429 gene encoding 3-dehydroquinate synthase, chloroplastic: MASTTNPFSLSLSKNSADIFFRVPNPPSSVSLRSAFVSPGSNELSLRRGEKSVTSASRVRSVRICASSAQVMDQSVSKTDSGAPVIVDVNLGNRSYPIYIGAGLLDQPHLLQRHVHGKRVLVVTNNTVGPIYLDKVTEALTKGNPNVSVESVILPDGEKYKDMDTLMKIFDKAIESRLDRRCTFVALGGGVIGDMCGYAAASFLRGVNFIQIPTTVMAQVDSSVGGKTGINHRLGKNLIGAFYQPQCVLIDTDTLNTLPDKELASGLAEVVKYGLIRDAEFFEWQEKNMQALMSRDPSAFAYAIKRSCENKAEVVSLDEKEGGIRATLNLGHTFGHAIETGVGYGQWFHGEAVAAGTVMAVDMSRRLGWIDDSIVKRVHNILTEAKLPTAPPETMTVEMFKSVMAVDKKVADGLLRLILLKGPLGNCVFTGDYDRKALDETLRAFCKS; the protein is encoded by the exons ATGGCTTCCACTACGAATCcgttctctctatctctctcaaaGAACTCGGCCGATATATTTTTCCGTGTTCCCAACCCGCCTAGCTCGGTCTCGCTCCGGTCCGCGTTCGTTTCGCCGGGTTCGAACGAATTGAGCCTGAGACGGGGAGAGAAATCGGTCACGAGTGCGAGCCGAGTGAGGTCGGTGAGGATTTGCGCGAGTTCGGCTCAGGTTATGGACCAGTCGGTGTCCAAGACGGATTCGGGGGCTCCGGTCATTGTGGACGTCAATTTGGGCAATCGGAGCTACCCGATTTACATAGGAGCAGGACTTCTCGATCAACCACACCTTCTTCAGAG GCATGTTCATGGGAAGAGAGTTCTTGTGGTCACTAATAACACTGTTGGACCGATCTACCTGGATAAGGTTACTGAAGCTTTAACTAAGGGAAACCCAAATGTCTCAGTTGAGAGTGTGATTTTACCGGACGGTGAAAAATACAAGGACATG GATACTCTTATGAAAATCTTTGACAAGGCAATTGAGTCACGGTTGGACCGGCGATGTACATTTGTTGCCCTTGGAGGTGGTGTGATTGGTGACATGTGTGGTTATGCTGCTGCCTCTTTCCTCCGTGGTGTTAATTTCATTCAGATCCCTACAACTGTGATGGCACAG GTGGATTCGTCTGTTGGTGGCAAAACTGGGATAAACCACCGTCTTGGGAAGAACTTGATTGGAGCTTTTTACCAACCTCAATGTGTACTTATAGACACAGACACGCTAAATACATTGCCAGATAAGGAATTGGCATCAGGACTTGCGGAGGTTGTAAAGTATGGGCTTATCAGAGATGCTGAATTTTTTGAGTGGCAGGAGAAGAATATGCAGGCATTGATGTCAAG GGATCCAAGTGCATTCGCTTATGCCATAAAGCGATCATGTGAAAACAAGGCTGAGGTCGTTTCCTTGGATGAGAAGGAAGGTGGAATCAGGGCAACACTAAACTTGGGTCATACATTTGGGCAT GCAATAGAAACTGGGGTTGGCTATGGGCAGTGGTTCCATGGAGAAGCTGTTGCAGCTGGCACG GTCATGGCTGTTGACATGTCGCGCCGCCTCGGTTGGATTGATGATTCTATTGTAAAGCGAGTTCACAACATTCTAACAGAGGCTAAGTTGCCTACTGCTCCTCCTGAAACCATGACTGTGGAGATGTTCAAATCTGTTATGGCG GTTGATAAGAAGGTAGCTGATGGCCTACTAAGGCTCATCCTTCTAAAAGGTCCTCTAGGCAATTGTGTTTTTACTGGCGATTATGATAGAAAGGCCCTGGATGAAACTCTCCGTGCATTTTGCAAGTCCTGA